In the genome of Malania oleifera isolate guangnan ecotype guangnan chromosome 5, ASM2987363v1, whole genome shotgun sequence, the window GAAAGAATAAGCACGGGTATGATGAAGAAGTGCTCCCAGTGGACGTCCCAAAAGGCCATTTTGCTGTTTATGTTGGTGAAAACAGGACCAGATACATCGTCCCAATCTCCCTCCTGAGCCATCCTGAGTTCCAGTGCCTTCTCCGGCGAGCCGAAGAGGAGTTCGGGTTCGATCACGACATGGGTCTCACAATTCCCTGTGAAGAAGTTGTTTTCCAGTCTCTAACATCCATGCTGATCAGATGAAACAGCGTGGCTGTGATGGGTTTGTGTTAACTGGAAGAGGAAGATGGCCAAGATGGAGCAGAAACCATTGCTTCTCTTTTTTTAAACATCTTTCTTCGATCAATCCATTGTCATTTCTTCTTTGATTatgttcattttttttccttaaaccCTTGTGGGGTTTTTCTGTCAAATGACTTTtgctctaacccaaaacccaagatcTCCATCTGGGTTAGATTTGTATAAAGCTTGAGAGATTTTCGCCACAGAGGTGCCTTGTTGGGTGCCCAGTGAGAGCAGCACTTCATTTCAATGAAATTAAGCAAAAGGGTAGTCAATTTGCTGCCTGCTTCAGtttacatctctctctctccctcagaAGATAGATCTGTGCATGGCTTGAACAGTTGAAGTTAAGAAGTAAAATCAAATTAGAAAAGATTTGCTGCCTGGTTTCAGTTTACATCTGTCTTTTTCCCTCTCTGAGTTTAGATCTGCGCATGACTTGAACAGTAGAACTTAAGATTACAGAAGTAAAATCAAATTGGAGAACATTTGAAACAACAGAGAGAAGATAGAACACATGAGCAATGGGCATGGGGCTTGTCAGAAATTGTAGGATATGCAAGTACAAAATGTACGGTTGCTCAAAAACTAGTTTGGAATATTTAATATTCAATGAATAAATTGacagttgttttatttttatttattatgttcttaaactcttttaactGAGAACTAATTTAGTAGTAAATTGATTGGCTGGACTTCCtaaaaatggaataaaaaattgaataaagAGCATAAAATCATTTGATTTCATTCCATTTGAGTTGATTCGATTTCAGTTGAAGTAGTATCATTATAGTTGTTCAATTTCTACGAGTCCGCCTTTTTTACTCTGATATAGATATGATTATGCAAGGCTGCAATCATGTCAATTGGAAGAACccaaaaaaatgaattaaatgtACTTTTAGTAAACaaagttttatttttgtttttttaaaatttttgtgcaAGCAAGCTGCAATCATATCAACAGGGAATACCAAAAAAGGGAATGACACTTTTAggcattaaatttttttttttttttggggggcatACTATTTTTTCCCTAATGTAATTATTGTATCTTTTAAATCAATGGAAATCAATGTCAATTTTATTCTTGGACTGAATTGGTAATGATTTAAATGTATGACAATtgacaatagaaaaaaaaaaattacaatggccaagatgaaaaaaattataaattttaataatcaaACTCAAATGTAATGATTCTTTGTATAGTAACGGTTTGTTTGGAACTTCAAAAATatggaaaggaaaataaaataaaaaaaatttggctTTTTAATGTTTGGTTCtcaagaaaagtgaaaaaaaaataaaatatatattaaatcaatgaacaaaattttaattttacatatcttagcatttgatttttgttaatttttttaatcatattagaattatttttatttttactaatatttgatataaaaagaaaatatagttgaaaatgaattttcttcttattttttttttccccaattaAAATCCTTTATCCAAACAAGTCCTAATAAAACTAGAAAAAGAGAATATAGCAATTCAATtataaatcttttaaaaactcaataatcaaaaccctaaagtacatttttctaaaaataatgatacattaataataataaattaattctCAACTTGTCGATGCTAtgattatttatgaaaatataagaaTTCACTTAAattcatattcccaattgtaGCATCAATCAAATTCTATACCAaaagtaataataacaacaacaaaaccaagccttaagttccactaggtggggtagcttatatgaatctttttctaccaatttatgtgatcatggacaatttcttttgacagattcagggattttaaatccttactatcttcTCTCAAGTTATCTTAGATCTACCTTTATCCCTTCTACTAcctcccacagtaactaacttaCTCTTCCTTATTGGCGCATTATGTGGCCTaagttgcaagtgtccatacgaTTAGAGTCATCTCTCCATTATCTTATCTttataagagctacacctaacttacagCGATCAAAAGTAAtacttttatttaattttgaaatcaaatgaatctaaaatgaaaatagaaaaaaaaataacgaTGTTACCCCAAAATCATTAGATCGTACATTAGGTAACCATCATGTTAATTGAGCCAACCCTAATGTCTTGCTCTAATTAATTGCTTTCTTTGACTAACCAAAAAGACTTCaaatcaaaggaagaaaaagGGCTTTGTTTTGCTAAGAGTGTAAACCCTAAACTGCATTAATATTTAGGCAGTTGTAGTGGGTGGGGAGGAAGTAATAATGGCTAGAGGGCAAAGTGAAAAGGCTGCATGTGCATGCGTAGGACTCTGTGTGGGGTTCGAGCAGAGCATTGAATTGGGAAATGGCAGTGGTGGGCCTGGGCCGTGGGCCATATGGGCCACGGGGGTGGGGGCTCATTAAGGAAGTGAGGTTGGTTAGGGCCTAGGGCAAGTGATGACTAATAAGTACCCTTTCGTACTCAATTCCCCCAACCCCCGCAACTATGTAAAAAGCTACCACGCTTAAAAGCAAACAGTTAAAGCTATCTCACCTTTTTTGATCAGACAAACTGAAGGAAAACCATAAACCACCCCATGCATCATTGCATGAACCCCtccacccctctctctctctctctctctctctctctctctctcacacacacacacacacacacacactagggttttgtttctctctctctctctagggttttgtgtttgtgTTTGAGACTCAAGCCATTGCATGATGCAGGGTGTTTGGTGTGAATCTCTTTTGTTTCCCCTCTTTTATCAACTAGCTGTTCTTTCCATCTTCTTTTATAATATTAGTAACTGATTATCATATTGAAAATGATACACCTGTTCGGTTTTAAATTTGCCACGGATGCATCGATTTGTTTTATGAGTTTCAAACGGAAAGTCGGGATTTAATTCTTCATATAAATCGAGAAATAGAGTTAGGAGTGACAGTGTGACACATTAAactattttatgttttatttttgtaaaatgcTGACAAGCACAAGCAGTAGAGCTTTTTTATAAGAGCAAAACACTCATTGGGCACAGGGTTATGAGCCTACCCCTATGGGTacatctttgaaaaaaaaaaaaaaaaaatctcgtaTGAAATTTCAAATTCCAAAGACTGTTTTTCAGTTTTAGGTTCAAATATTAAGAGAATGAAAGGAAAATATAGAACACGAGATACGCTactatatgaaaaaaaaaaaaaagatgaacgctttcaaaatacaatattatattattaaatcacTCAAACAATAACAAACGTGGTTAAGAA includes:
- the LOC131156419 gene encoding auxin-responsive protein SAUR50-like: MALGKSNKLPQTAVLKQILKRCSSLGKNKHGYDEEVLPVDVPKGHFAVYVGENRTRYIVPISLLSHPEFQCLLRRAEEEFGFDHDMGLTIPCEEVVFQSLTSMLIR